Proteins from one Crocosphaera subtropica ATCC 51142 genomic window:
- the psb34 gene encoding photosystem II assembly protein Psb34: MYTTQLDNGLTNTYAVETKPYYAEYPAPYQQRRYLIQGAVAALFVTSLVMVSAVIS, encoded by the coding sequence ATGTACACCACCCAACTTGATAACGGACTTACCAACACCTACGCCGTTGAAACCAAGCCTTACTATGCTGAATATCCTGCGCCCTATCAACAACGTCGCTACTTAATTCAAGGGGCTGTCGCTGCATTATTCGTCACCAGCTTAGTAATGGTATC